A region from the uncultured Holophaga sp. genome encodes:
- a CDS encoding DUF2520 domain-containing protein — MAFTILGRGKTGRALAAAWAGRVPLLPGTASPEGWVLLAVPDAAIPGVAARFPGRCVHLSGSLDLPGVPCAHPLTSFDGEARDWRGTPLGVTGEVPPQILEAFHRLGFLPFDLPSRHKALYHACAVLTSGHAATLWLGAAALLQEAGLELPGEGLLPLARATLRNIQEKGILGRTGPFVRGDRATIDRDAAALPQPWREIFLSLGQAPLE; from the coding sequence ATGGCGTTCACGATCCTGGGAAGAGGCAAGACGGGACGGGCCCTGGCGGCAGCCTGGGCAGGACGGGTCCCCCTGCTGCCGGGAACGGCCTCCCCTGAGGGCTGGGTCCTCCTGGCCGTACCCGATGCCGCCATCCCCGGTGTGGCGGCCCGCTTCCCCGGACGCTGCGTCCACTTGAGCGGTAGCCTGGACCTGCCGGGCGTCCCCTGTGCCCACCCCCTGACCAGCTTCGATGGCGAAGCCCGGGACTGGCGGGGCACCCCCCTGGGGGTCACGGGGGAGGTCCCCCCGCAAATCCTGGAGGCCTTCCACCGCCTGGGCTTCCTCCCCTTCGACCTGCCGTCCCGGCACAAGGCCCTCTACCACGCCTGTGCGGTCCTCACCTCGGGACATGCCGCCACCCTCTGGCTGGGCGCTGCTGCCCTCCTCCAGGAGGCGGGCCTGGAGCTGCCAGGGGAAGGGCTCTTGCCCCTGGCCCGGGCCACCCTCCGAAACATCCAGGAGAAGGGCATCCTCGGACGCACAGGCCCCTTCGTCCGGGGGGACCGGGCCACCATTGACCGCGACGCCGCCGCCCTGCCCCAGCCCTGGCGGGAGATCTTCCTCTCCCTGGGACAGGCCCCTCTGGAGTGA
- a CDS encoding tetratricopeptide repeat protein translates to MLKYALMVVLLGGLVGCQSEEEFHKMQLEMGDLKMEVFKLRRQMEDSNQKQDAANGAAEEARKQDMRFQADLQDTLRQLQDSTRVLSNRLQEAPVRRSGRTPQVAPEPQAPVQEDEKAFQAVLLDYNKGNFALAAESLELFLKNNPNSSRKPDALFYMGLSHYNLKAYDKAQSVFEELLKEHPSSRQFLPAKLKRAQCLKWLGLKPAAIQAFKEIQSGFPGTSEARTAGQELEDLGA, encoded by the coding sequence ATGCTCAAGTATGCACTGATGGTCGTCCTGCTGGGTGGACTCGTGGGTTGCCAGTCCGAGGAGGAGTTCCACAAGATGCAGCTGGAGATGGGCGACCTCAAGATGGAGGTCTTCAAGCTCCGGCGGCAGATGGAGGACTCCAACCAGAAGCAGGATGCCGCCAACGGGGCCGCCGAGGAGGCCCGCAAGCAGGACATGCGCTTCCAGGCCGACCTCCAGGACACGCTGCGTCAGCTCCAGGATTCCACCCGGGTCCTGAGCAACCGTCTTCAGGAGGCACCGGTCCGCCGCTCCGGCCGGACCCCCCAGGTGGCACCCGAGCCCCAGGCGCCGGTGCAGGAGGACGAGAAGGCCTTCCAGGCCGTACTCTTGGACTACAACAAGGGTAATTTCGCTTTGGCCGCCGAGAGCCTGGAACTCTTCCTGAAGAACAATCCCAACAGCTCCCGGAAGCCCGACGCCCTCTTCTACATGGGGCTCTCGCACTACAACCTCAAGGCCTACGACAAGGCCCAGAGCGTCTTTGAAGAACTCCTGAAGGAGCACCCCAGCTCCCGCCAGTTCCTCCCCGCCAAGCTCAAGCGGGCACAGTGCCTGAAGTGGCTGGGGCTCAAGCCAGCGGCCATCCAGGCCTTCAAGGAGATCCAGTCCGGCTTCCCCGGCACCTCCGAGGCCCGTACCGCCGGGCAGGAGCTTGAGGATCTGGGGGCCTGA
- the pal gene encoding peptidoglycan-associated lipoprotein Pal — protein MRFARTVIPAVVLLTMGAAVACKKPAPAPATQKVDDDAAKKAAEEARLKAEAEAEARRKAEAEAARLKSESEAEAARKAEAEKAATYQRAAEAALQDINFDFDKSGIREQDKAKLQAVADFMKAYAQAKVQIEGHCDERGTVEYNLALGDRRAHATQAYLTSLGVAEDRLSTISYGKEKPKVQGHDEETWLINRRCEFKLH, from the coding sequence ATGCGATTCGCGCGAACTGTCATTCCCGCCGTTGTGCTGCTGACGATGGGAGCCGCCGTGGCCTGCAAGAAGCCCGCTCCTGCGCCAGCCACGCAGAAGGTCGACGACGATGCCGCCAAGAAGGCCGCCGAGGAGGCCCGCCTGAAGGCCGAAGCAGAGGCTGAAGCCCGCCGCAAGGCCGAAGCCGAGGCCGCCCGCCTGAAGTCCGAGAGCGAAGCCGAGGCCGCCCGCAAGGCCGAGGCCGAGAAGGCCGCCACCTACCAGCGCGCCGCTGAAGCCGCCCTGCAGGACATCAACTTCGACTTCGACAAGTCGGGCATCCGTGAGCAGGACAAGGCCAAGCTCCAGGCTGTGGCTGACTTCATGAAGGCCTATGCTCAGGCCAAGGTGCAGATCGAGGGCCACTGCGACGAGCGCGGCACCGTGGAATACAACCTGGCTCTGGGCGACCGCCGTGCCCATGCCACCCAGGCCTACCTCACCAGCCTGGGCGTCGCCGAGGATCGCCTCAGCACCATCAGCTACGGCAAGGAGAAGCCCAAGGTGCAGGGCCACGACGAGGAGACCTGGCTCATCAACCGCCGCTGCGAGTTCAAGCTGCACTAG